Part of the Panulirus ornatus isolate Po-2019 chromosome 28, ASM3632096v1, whole genome shotgun sequence genome, TTCAGGATAATCCTCTCTACTGATCAATCTTGTTTCATAACTTATTTCACGACAGTTTCTTTGTCACGAGATCCCTCAGGCTCCTCGCCTATGTCATTacccatcacacatcctgaaagACAAGTCAATGTCTTACAATGGCTTGTCATTACAGGGATAATCACAATAGCTCACTGGGCTGACGTATGTATATGAGGACGATTATCACTTACCTCCCCTTCAACATGAGCCTTCTCACCTTGCCTCTCCTCATCTGGCTTTCTTTGACGTCTAATGACaccttttttatgttttataaGAATGGATTTGGTGTGTGATAACCTATCAAAGACCTGATATCAGCCAAGTGCATCATTTTAAAAAGTCTGATATTTGCGCACCATGACTAGGATTGTAACCCTGCAACAACTCTCAGGGATAATAAGTTTGCTAGGGAATCCGGCACAAATCATCGCCTCTCCTCACCATGACTGGCCTCAGCTTGCCTCTCCTCACCATGACCGTCTCCAGCTTGCCTCTCCTCACCATGACCAGCCTCAGCTTGCCTCTCCTCACCATGACTGGCCCCAGCTTGCCTCTCCTCACCATGATCGTCCTCAGCTCGCCTCTCCTCACCATGACCGGCCTCAGCTTACCTCTCCTCACCATGACCGGCCTCAGCTTGCCTCTCCTCACCATGACCGGCCTCAGCTTACCTCTCCTCACCATGACCGGCCCCAGCTTGCCTCTCCTCACCATGACCGGCCTCAGCTTGCCTCTCCTCACCATGACCGGCCTCAGCTTGCCTCTCCTCACCATGACCGGCCTCAGCTTGCCTCTCCTCACCATGACCGGCCCCAGCTCGCCTCTCCTCGCCATGACCGTCCTCAGCTTGCCTCTCCTCACCATGACCGGCCTCAGCTTGCCTCTCCTCACCATGACTGTCTTCAGCTTGCCTCCCCTCACCATGACCGGCCTCACCTTGCCTCCCCTCATATCTCCCACTCCTCACAGTGAttcctgctgcctctctctcaaGACGACAGCTCCGCCCAGCAGCCATACATCATCCCTCCATAGCCACCAACCATCTCCTGTCATCCCTAGCAACAGTATGCAATTGTCTTCTATCAGATAAGTCAGAAATAGATAAGAATCACCTCTGCACTCAATGATATACTGAAACTCAACCCTCGAGAGACACTTTTGTCATGTCTTATGAACATTGTAATGACTTTTAAATGGCTTTAATATCGTAGTAGTTACAGGCCGATCAATCAACCTTCGTTGGGAGTTTCCTTGTTAACACAGTAATGATAGAGACgaattcgtgcgtgtgtgtgtgtgtgtgtgtgtgtgtgtgtgtgtgtgggtgtgtgtgtgtgtgtgtgtgtgtgtgtgtgtgtgtgtgtgtgtgtgtgtgtgtgtgagtgtgtgggtgtgtgtgtgtgtgtgtgtgtgtgtgtgtgtgtgtgtgtgtgtgtgtgtgtgtgtgtgtggtgggccctCCTGCGGCTCACCTGGGTTCCGGCTGTGTGGTGGGTCTCCAGCCGCGTCTGTCACTTTCGTGGGTCAGGGGAGTGCGTCTGTGTCAGGCCGTGGCCGTCTCTTTATTGTCACGACAAATAGATGTGGTCACGCAAGCTTGGGAGCGTGACCGGCTGGCCTCTCAGTCACGCGGGTCTGGCTAGTTTCATGGTCCCTCTGGGTCAACAGGGGTCAAGTGAGCTGGCTTGGGtggaggctgggctgggctgggctgcgtGACGGGGCCGTTGTCTTCATAAAGTCACGCGTCAACGGGGCTTCGTCGCTTGTGTTCACAGGGGTACACCGCAGCCCCGCCggtctactgacggaggaggaacgTGTAAGAAATAGCGTACTCACAGCCTCAAGTGCTCCCTCAACTCTTCATTTGATCCATCGTCCGTATATCTCTCTTCGTTGGTCCCCCGACGTCTCACGTCTCCTAGCGAATGCCACACCTTTGTCCCTCCAGCTCCTCCCTTGTCCCCCCTTCCTACCTCATGAGCATTGTTCCCTCACCAGTTTTTCATATGACCCAGAATTGAGCGGGAAAGTCACGGGGACTTTGATTCATGACCTCCGGCGACCTGACACTTGTCacgtttgtcacacacacacgtcacctacCTTACCCTACCGCTGTCTATATATAGCATAAGATGAACTGCATGTGACTACGTAAAACCCCTCTGTATATATAAAGTATAGACCTGCTGATGTCtctagtggtggggttgtggcaCTAGATGGTCAGGGTTGTGACCCCGGCTGGCACctgggtggtagggaggttgcCCGATGGGTGGGTAGGTCGAGGGAGGAGGTTAAAGGACGGATATGAACCCGCTCGTCACACGGGAAGCGGCTCTGGTGTCGTGAGTGTGGCAGGCTGGCTGCTCTTGTGAGTCTGTGTGAGcactttcatatacatatatgcatacataggaataaagacatggtacatatatacaaggttatatatatatatatatatatatatatatatatatatatatatatatatatatatatatatatatatatatatatatatatatatatatatatatatatatatatatatatatatatatataaagtgttttagatatctgggagtggatctggcagcggatggaaccatggaagcggaagtggatcatagggtgggggagggggcgaaaatcctgggagccttgaagaatgtgtggaagtcgagaacattatctcggaaagcaaaaatgggtatgtttgaaggaatagtggttccaacaatgttgtatggttgcgaggcgtgggctatggatagagttgtgcgcaggaggatggatgtgctggaaatgagatgtttgaggacaatatgtggtgtgaggtggtttgatcgagtaagtaacgtaagggtaagagagatgtgtggaaataaaaagagcgtggttgagagagcagaagagggtgttttgaaatggtttgggcacatggagagaatgagtgaggaaagattgaccaagaggatatatgtgtcggaggtggagggaacgaggagaagtgggagaccaaattggaggtggaaagatggagtgaaaaagattttgtgtgatcggggcctgaacatgcaggagggtgaaaggagggcaaggaatagagtgaattggatcgatatggtataccggggttgacgtgctgtcagtggattgaatcagggcatgtgaagcgtctggggtaaaccatggaaagctgtgtaggtatgtatatttgcgtgtgtggacgtatgtatatacatgtgtatgggggtgggttgggccatttctttcgtctgtttccttgcgctgcctcgcaaacgcgggagacagcgacaaagcaaaaaaaaaaaaaagaaaatatatatatatatatatatatatatatatatatatatatatatatatatatatatatatatatatatatatatatatatatacctacctcgcaaacgcgggagacagcgacaaagcaaaataaataaaaataaataataaatatatatatatatatatatatatatatatatatatatatatatatatatatatatatatatatacactactctTGGGAAGGTTAAGTGTGAGGAAGATATATCTATCGTATCTTTTTTATTATCTACTGACAGTTACAAAATAGATCGTACGGTAGTAGAATGTTATAGATAAACGAAAAAACACAACAGCCACATACAATTTACAATATAAACATCTAACAGAAATAACTGATTAAACggggaaggaaaaacaaaaaaaaaagagatcgagTCGTAAATGTTGAGGatctggagagagaaagagagcctcCTCCGTCGCCTTCTTCAGGTTAATATGAATTCTCCATCTGGAGTCCTGGGGAAGACCTGCTCCCCGTTGGCGGCCACGCCCTCCGTGTCGATGGGAATGGACTCGCCTTGCACGCGGTACCCGGCTGCGTCCGCGACGTACCGGAAGATGAATAGGTATCCCTCAGGACTCCTCcagctggggagatggggagagacaCTTACGTCAGGGAGGAGGTCATGCTTTTCCACTGTAACCTAATGACATATGACTGAGGGCAGAGTCTGTTCAAGATCCTACTTTCTCTTTCTCATTGTCACTACGTTTATAAGAAATTGAAATCAATATTGATAAAGTGAATATAAaggcaaacaccacacacacacacacacacacacacacacacacacacacacacacacacacggttggtgACGTCGTGGTCCAGTGGTCAGGAGGGTGTCCGGGTAGAACCATGGCACAGCTTGATGACGTGAGTTAAGGTTACTGTCTCCCAAGGACAATCCAGAATCATGGAACGGTCGAGGTGGATAGATTACTTTTAGAAATGGATTCCTGGTGGTTCTTCATGAGGAAAGTATAATAGTTGACTTGGATACCGGAAAAAAGGCAAGTGAACCCACGTCTGTCCACTGGTACACCAGCTGGTATCACTGAAGTCAAACACTGAGAGTCATGTGAAGATGATCTCACCGGTGACTGTAGGTCTGGGAGACGGTGCAAACACTGGACGTTAAAGATTTCCTAGACATCATTACcatctggggaggaggagcagctaccCTCCTACACAAGGTGGATAATAATGTTTTACATTTGACCAAGTTTGGTTGCAGGTAGATCAACTTCATTAGCTGACAGAGAGCGGGCTGTATGGGAGACATAAGCTGGCAGAGTGCAGGCTTCAGAGAAGACGTAAGGTGGGAGAGCGCAGGTTTTACGGGAGACATAAGCTGGCAGAGTGTAGGCTTTAAGGAAGGCACAAGCTGACAGAATATGGACTGTAAAGGAGACATAAGGTGGCTGAGTGCAGACTTCAAGGGAAGCAAGCCAATACCTGCCGATGCTGTCGGACTTTCCAATTAACAATTATTTTCAAGTCATGAACTTTACAGTGTGAGACAGTGGCTCTTGCCCCACGGGAAACTAATCCCTTTAATACCacagttccttccttcctcccaaagCCCTCGCTCAGATTACAGCCTTAGAGATGAATGAATGTTAGATATGACGCCCTTAATCACACTGACACCATCACTACTGAACATAATCTCTCACAGTTCATATGTACAGTTAGGTCCCCACAACAACCCACTAGTGCTGCTGTCGTAACAAACATACTGATGTGTCTTATTTAGAACAGGGAGTCGGTGTCGATAAATGAGCATCCACACTCCAAACTGGACTGTTTGCTGTTCTCATATGCTTATTGTAAgtgactcattctctcctatcAAATCTCCCTTCAGCGTGTCTGTGATATGCTCGTGTTTGAAGCGCGACACAATAGTAACAAAACCACCCATGTTGGGATGTGAGTCCAGCTTCTTTGGATTCCCCCAAGTATTGGGCTCAGAATGCACGATAAAACTGGTGAAAAGCATCTTGTATTTACTTATTGTAAATAACTCGCTTATAATATACGTTGTTATGTGATTCAATTGCTGTTGCTCATCTTTTGTGAATAGTTCTTTTACTATGTAAATTGTTATGCAATTAACCCATGGTTGTCCTGACTTTATACAGTTCACACAACATGAAACTTTAGTCACTCAGTCGTTAAAGCCCAGTTCCTGGTTCTTTCGTGTCGCCACTGCGGCAAAATATGAATCCATTTACCTCACTCATGTCACTCAAATCCCATGAATCTACCTGTGAGGAAGTTCTTCCTTTTGTCCTGTGAACTGTATAGTAATCTCTACATCCTGCCCGACTCTGTAGAAGACACAAGACCTTGTTACTGGCATGGTATCACTATCATTATAACCTGAGTATTCCTGTAATGGGAGTCACCTGCAGCCTTCAGGCTGTCCAACAACCAGAAGTGGAGAAATTGATGGATtactttgaaatgaaaagttcttCAGCGAGACTGTAATTCCTTTCGTCACCTGACGATGTTGCAGTCTCGCCGAAGGGAACTTTTCGCTCGCGGTGGAGCCACAATcagggcggagtccggtaacaccacctgcagtatatatatatatatatatatatatatatatatatatatatatatatatatatatatatatatatatatatatatatatatatatatatatatatatatatatatatatatatatatatatatcagggaataTACGGTGCGCTAAGGATCCCCTGTGACTGTGTGTTACTCACCTATAGGCTCCGAACACGGCCTCGCCAGGTCGACCAAACTGGAACTGTTCTTGGTCTGGGGTCTCGAACGCCACTATGACTTTCCCTCGAGACTCCTCTTCGGTCGTGGCCTCCTCCGCCgtccccgccaccaccatcagcgCTACCATCGCCGTCACAAGGGCTCGGGCTGCTATCGTCTTTAAGTGTCAGAACACAAGACACATGAGATATCATTCATCAGGACAACTTAGTAAAGGCCCCGTCATatctctccacctcacctcacgctGCTGTTTGGTACGCCTTAGAACCCTTACCGTTATGCTGAGTCCATGGGGGAGTATTTAGTACAGAGATAACGAAGAGGAAATACATTTTGTACACTTAtggggattattttttttatctagagGTTTTCAATCTTGGATTAAGTCTCTTAGCATGGAAGGAGAAGCGTGAGTGAAGAGGTGCTCAGGGAGGTAGCCTGGGAAACGGGTTAGGAGGGAGTTTTCATTCTAGGGTTAAGTCTCTTAGCATGGAAGGAGAGGCGTAAGTGAAGAGGTGCTCCGGGAGGTACTGTCTGGGAAACGGGTTAGGAGGGAGTGTACAAGGGGACCGAGTGAGGCTTCTGGCTGACAGTAGACAGAGTAAACGAGGAAAGTTGCAACAAACCTGGATGTTGACGCCCGTGTCCATCACCTGGATATCACTTTGCAGAAGAATTTCCTAAACAAGATGCATTCGTAACTTCAGGTACGTGGCAGacacacatcatacaccacaTCCCAAACCAAAACGATTTAAAACTGAGACGTACCAAGTGACGGAGCCATCTGTCGGGGCGGTACGCCAGCCTGGGTGGGGCCGTGGCTGACAGCGACCAGCCACCAACTTATCGCACTTAACAACACTGTCAGCTGGTCTACCTCAAGACTCAATCCGGCACCAACAAGGTCCGACTCCAACGCCCTGTTCCACCACCGGACCTTGTTAAGATTctgaatccatatatatatatatatatatatatatatatatatatatatatatatatatatatatattttttttttttttatactattcgccatttcccgcattagcaaggtagcgttaggaacagaggactgggcctttgaggaaacatcctcacctggcccccttctctgttccttcttttggaaaattaaaaaaaaaacaaaaaaactcagaggggaggatttccagccccccgctcccttccctttcagtcgccttctgcgacacgcagggaatacgtgggaagtattctttctcccctatccctatatatagcGTTAGTAGGATGTCCTTGATTGGTGCCTCAGCTGCCAGTGCCGTTTCTGCTAACATAAAAACCCTCCTGCTCAAACGGGTTATGTGTGCATTGATTATTCAGGTTAGTTATGGTCAAGATTCTAATCCAGTATTTGTTCACCTGAGAGATATTGGTCATCAAACTGAGTGAAGCAGTGTTCAGGCTATCACATAGAATGTCTCAGTAATGGACAGAAATATCGTTGAGtcgtctcttatcaaacacatcAGAGATATCAATATGAATCTTTATCACATGGAATGTCTCAGTAATGGACGGAAATATCGTTGAGtcgtctcttatcaaacacattagAGATATCAATATGAATCACAGTAATAGTTTTTATCGGTTAGACAACTTTACTagtaaagaaagaacaaaaaTTGTAAATACGTTTCCCACAACATATTAACCTAAGTTTGTAAGTTGAGAGATGGGAAGTCGTGAGAGTGACCTGTGGCCTAATCCTTTTAACtctttcttaattcatttgcctGACCGGCCCAGTAGTGGCTGGTGTATTATATTATGGTTCACTCTGCCTGTACTGAGTCTTGACAATGTAATTATCAGTTATACAAAAACGCTTAACACTTCTTGCCTTCGGTTTCCTTATGGTTCtacctgcatcttatgtacactcgctacCTGTGTACtttctgcgtatatatatatatatatatatatatatatatatatatatatatatatatatatatatatatatatatatatatatatgcagaactttTACTtaaccgtgaagagatatatgaaaCAATCaccacggtgaagtgaaggttctgcatatatggATAACtgtttcatgttttctttttccagtggtgattgtgcatatatatatatatatatatatatatatatatatatatatatatatatatatatatatatatatatatatatatatatatatatatatatatatatatagagagagagagagagagagagagagtaatgtttaTTGAAGACCAATGTATCGTTAATGTTAACTAGCTCTCTCTTggtttttcaccatttcccatcATATTTTTTGCTTTTTCAGGTGAAAAGTGTAAATATACATTGCACAAGAGAATGGAATCGAAAGCGGTCCATCTTACaaactctctcaggctaactttaATAAACTTGACCAGcttgccctacgtcgcaatgatggttcactttccctcttatataAGTATTTGTTTttatgctcccgagagctggctgcttgtgttccccccaccaccagctcgaccaggcaatactcggcaacctgctgcgtcacatgatgattgtatggccatcggcaactcaggggtgggccgttttgattctttatacctcgaaactttggaactagCTACCTTTTTATGtctctcccagtaactatgacctggcacattctaagaTACAGGTTTTTCACTAACTCCAAAAATTCGTGATTAGTTTTCCGTGTCtcgtctttctccctttcattaacctctctatattccaaGTAAGACCCGGCCTTTAGAAAAAACTTTTGTCTCTGACCGGAACCTCCAAggaaatgataatagaaaaaggCTAAGGCCCTAAAACTGCTTTTAACCACACGACAGCTGATTCCACTGTTTACCTTCACGCGAATGCCcccaggtgcagagaccacaGGCAACTCCCACCTCACCAGTTGACCCAGCGAGTTTGACGCCGCCTGACGGCCACACTACCACGAAGGAACTTCAGGAGGAACGTGGACCACAGATCAAGATATTACCTTTGTTACCAGCCTCATGTGTAACACTAACAGATGGGAATCGTTCCCTGCCTCATCTATACCACTAACAGATGTGAatcacccttttttttctctttattttgtgTTGTTTTATTTGTAAGAAATATACTGTTGAAAGACAGTGTTTGTACACCCGAAGCGCTTACTTGGATTTCAAGGATATAATGAAAATCAATACAGGACATCGAATTCACACTTTTTCTGatgaaaaaaattctatatatttaaatacatacatatatatatatatatatatatatatatatatatatatatatatatatatatatatatatatatatatatatttatatatatatattttgctttgtcgctgtctcccgcgttagcgaggtagcgcaaggaaacagacgaaagaatggcccaacccgcccacatacgcatgtatatacatacacgtccacaaacgcaaatatacatacctata contains:
- the LOC139757702 gene encoding uncharacterized protein, producing the protein MTTIKSQLTIAARALVTAMVALMVVAGTAEEATTEEESRGKVIVAFETPDQEQFQFGRPGEAVFGAYSWRSPEGYLFIFRYVADAAGYRVQGESIPIDTEGVAANGEQVFPRTPDGEFILT